From Candidatus Dadabacteria bacterium, the proteins below share one genomic window:
- a CDS encoding aspartate-semialdehyde dehydrogenase, translating into MNKDNLTVAVVGATGAVGREILSIFSERRFPAANLKLFASPRSAGAEIKFEGGRASVLSLAPGCFEGVDIAIFSAGAGRSREYAPQAAREGAVVIDNSSAFRMDGDVPLVIPEINGGLLDEIPPGRIFANPNCTTAIIAMALKPIHDEGVVKNVVATSFQSVSGAGAGGMAELEQQLRDWPSPARPEVFPAQILLNVIPQIDVFLDNNYTKEEMKIHNEARKILAADINVSATAVRVPVMRAHSISATVETEKPVSPELAADAIRAFPGVQVVDDPYPMPIDCSGRDDCFVGRIRRDLTGENRICFWVVGDQLRKGAALNSVQMAEWIIRRHG; encoded by the coding sequence ATGAACAAAGACAATTTAACCGTGGCGGTTGTCGGCGCGACCGGGGCGGTGGGGCGCGAGATACTGAGCATATTTTCCGAGCGGCGCTTTCCCGCGGCAAACCTGAAACTGTTTGCCTCTCCGCGCTCTGCGGGAGCGGAGATAAAGTTTGAGGGCGGGCGCGCCTCGGTGCTTTCCCTCGCGCCCGGATGCTTTGAGGGCGTTGACATAGCAATTTTCTCCGCGGGCGCCGGGCGCAGCCGCGAATACGCCCCGCAGGCGGCGCGGGAGGGAGCGGTTGTTATTGACAACAGTTCCGCCTTCAGAATGGACGGGGATGTTCCCCTTGTGATTCCGGAAATTAACGGCGGCCTGCTGGACGAAATTCCTCCGGGGCGCATATTTGCAAATCCCAACTGCACCACGGCCATAATAGCCATGGCGCTCAAACCCATCCATGACGAGGGCGTGGTCAAGAATGTTGTGGCAACCAGTTTTCAGTCGGTATCGGGAGCCGGAGCGGGCGGGATGGCCGAACTTGAGCAACAGTTGCGCGACTGGCCCTCCCCCGCGCGTCCCGAAGTTTTTCCGGCGCAGATACTGCTCAATGTGATTCCCCAAATTGATGTGTTTCTTGACAACAACTACACGAAGGAAGAGATGAAGATTCACAATGAGGCGAGAAAAATTCTCGCCGCCGATATAAACGTGAGCGCAACCGCCGTGCGTGTGCCGGTGATGAGGGCGCATTCAATTTCGGCCACGGTGGAGACGGAAAAACCGGTCTCCCCCGAACTGGCGGCGGACGCTATAAGGGCTTTCCCCGGCGTGCAGGTTGTGGATGACCCGTATCCGATGCCGATTGACTGTTCGGGGCGGGATGACTGTTTTGTGGGAAGAATACGGCGCGACCTGACGGGTGAAAACCGCATCTGTTTCTGGGTTGTGGGAGACCAGTTAAGGAAGGGAGCCGCGCTCAATTCCGTTCAGATGGCGGAGTGGATAATCCGGCGGCATGGGTAG
- the mtaB gene encoding tRNA (N(6)-L-threonylcarbamoyladenosine(37)-C(2))-methylthiotransferase MtaB: MEQLRKKTVSVVTLGCKANQYDTAAMLSRLPGSGYEINKRFSDRADVYIIDTCTVTGKADSEARNYARRAKKSNPSGVVVMTGCYAQVSPEEISSLKCVDYVVGNSHKFPALAEIVRKGNPQTAARIFVSDLFADKKRKFESPGISAFPERTRAFLKIQDGCNYACSFCIIPRARGRSRSLPPDEVVRRLEVLYQNGYREAVLTGIHLAGYGTDIGSSLVSVLAQIEDSPRPAPKIRLSSLDPADTGEELIKFCGAAESVCESFHISLQSGDAGILKKMRRRYGPGEFADCVNSIRQTMPDASIGTDIMVGFPGETDDRFRNTVKIARDSALTYFHVFPYSPRKYTSASIMKDPVPDEVKKARSLEMRELGAKKKHEFYRSFIGRTLPAISETRSICMTDNYIPVAVSDPNLKPGVNLKVRINSVSGEKAKGCVCSSR, from the coding sequence ATGGAACAGTTGCGAAAAAAAACCGTCTCGGTGGTTACCCTCGGATGCAAGGCAAACCAGTATGACACCGCCGCCATGCTGTCACGGCTACCGGGGAGCGGATATGAAATTAACAAACGGTTTTCGGACAGGGCGGACGTTTATATTATTGACACCTGCACCGTAACCGGCAAGGCGGACTCGGAGGCGAGAAACTACGCGCGCCGCGCAAAAAAATCCAACCCCTCCGGTGTGGTGGTGATGACCGGCTGCTACGCCCAGGTGTCGCCCGAAGAAATCTCCTCCCTGAAATGCGTTGACTATGTGGTGGGAAACTCCCACAAGTTTCCCGCTCTGGCGGAGATTGTGAGGAAGGGAAACCCGCAGACCGCGGCGCGGATTTTTGTGTCCGACCTGTTTGCCGACAAAAAAAGAAAGTTTGAATCGCCGGGCATAAGCGCCTTTCCGGAGCGGACGCGGGCTTTTCTGAAAATTCAGGACGGATGCAACTACGCATGCTCATTTTGCATAATCCCGCGCGCGCGGGGAAGGTCAAGAAGTCTGCCGCCCGACGAGGTGGTCAGGCGGCTTGAGGTTCTTTACCAAAACGGATACCGGGAGGCCGTGCTGACGGGAATACACCTTGCCGGTTACGGGACGGACATCGGCAGTTCTCTTGTGTCCGTCCTCGCTCAAATTGAAGATTCACCCCGGCCCGCGCCAAAAATTCGCCTCAGCTCCCTTGACCCGGCGGACACCGGCGAGGAATTGATAAAGTTTTGCGGCGCGGCGGAATCAGTATGCGAGAGTTTTCACATATCACTCCAAAGCGGAGACGCCGGCATACTGAAAAAGATGAGACGCCGTTACGGGCCGGGAGAGTTTGCGGACTGCGTGAACTCAATCAGGCAAACCATGCCGGACGCCTCCATAGGAACGGACATAATGGTCGGATTTCCCGGAGAAACCGATGACCGCTTCCGCAACACCGTGAAAATCGCCCGCGACTCTGCGCTGACCTATTTTCATGTTTTTCCGTATTCACCGAGAAAATACACATCGGCAAGCATTATGAAAGACCCCGTGCCTGATGAAGTGAAAAAGGCGAGAAGCCTTGAAATGCGCGAACTGGGGGCGAAGAAAAAACACGAATTCTACAGGAGTTTCATAGGCAGAACCCTTCCGGCAATATCTGAAACCCGGTCAATCTGCATGACGGACAACTACATACCGGTCGCGGTTTCAGACCCGAACCTGAAGCCGGGCGTCAATCTGAAAGTGCGGATAAACTCGGTTTCCGGAGAAAAAGCCAAAGGATGCGTCTGCTCTTCCCGCTGA
- a CDS encoding electron transfer flavoprotein subunit beta/FixA family protein yields MKIVAFITQTQDTEAKIKVSESGDCIDSGGIKWIMNPYDEFAVEEAIQTAEKLGGEVVIVSAGPARAIDAIRQGLAMGAASAVHIKDDGFADTDPYTIAKIVAGEIKKIADFDLIFTGMKVIDEESAQVGIQVAEELGIPHAALVSEVMEIKPDEKKMVCRKEVDGGSAIVEVPLPALVTCPDAMNEPRYASLPGIMKAKKKPVQEVSLDEVNFAELGIARENVGKGGSRVKTVKIEVPEIERKLKIIKGSDDTTVKNDEIAESAREIVKLLREEAKVI; encoded by the coding sequence ATGAAAATAGTGGCTTTTATAACACAGACGCAGGATACCGAGGCCAAGATCAAAGTCAGCGAATCGGGAGACTGCATAGATTCCGGGGGGATTAAATGGATAATGAACCCCTATGACGAGTTCGCGGTTGAGGAGGCCATACAGACGGCTGAAAAACTCGGCGGCGAAGTTGTCATCGTGTCTGCGGGGCCAGCCCGCGCCATTGACGCCATAAGGCAGGGGCTCGCAATGGGAGCCGCCTCCGCCGTCCACATAAAGGATGACGGATTTGCCGACACAGACCCCTACACCATAGCGAAGATAGTTGCGGGTGAAATCAAAAAGATCGCCGACTTTGACCTTATCTTCACCGGAATGAAGGTGATTGACGAGGAGTCCGCGCAAGTGGGCATACAGGTTGCCGAAGAGTTGGGAATTCCCCATGCGGCGCTTGTCAGCGAGGTTATGGAGATAAAACCCGATGAGAAAAAAATGGTTTGCCGCAAAGAGGTTGACGGCGGAAGCGCAATCGTTGAAGTTCCGCTTCCGGCGCTTGTAACATGCCCCGACGCCATGAACGAGCCGCGCTATGCGTCTCTGCCGGGAATAATGAAGGCAAAGAAAAAGCCGGTTCAGGAGGTTTCCCTTGACGAGGTGAATTTTGCCGAACTCGGCATAGCGCGTGAAAATGTGGGCAAGGGCGGCTCAAGGGTCAAAACCGTCAAAATTGAAGTTCCCGAAATAGAGAGGAAACTGAAGATCATCAAAGGGTCTGACGACACAACGGTCAAAAACGATGAGATAGCCGAATCCGCCCGGGAGATTGTCAAACTTCTGAGGGAAGAAGCGAAGGTTATCTGA
- a CDS encoding RpiB/LacA/LacB family sugar-phosphate isomerase, with translation MSIAVGSDESAHLTDFVLRYLERRGESVRLFGPLAGEKAGWTDVAEAVALEVSRGECDQGIIFCWTGTGVSIAANKIPGVRAALCADAKTAEGARKWNDANILAISLRATSTQVASEILDGWFSASPDDGERENINKVSLLEEKYFLKR, from the coding sequence TTGAGCATAGCGGTGGGAAGCGACGAGAGCGCTCATCTTACCGATTTTGTGTTGCGGTATCTTGAGCGGCGCGGCGAGAGCGTCCGGCTGTTCGGCCCGCTTGCCGGAGAGAAGGCCGGGTGGACTGACGTGGCGGAAGCGGTCGCCCTTGAGGTGTCGCGCGGGGAGTGCGACCAGGGGATAATTTTCTGCTGGACGGGCACCGGGGTCTCAATAGCCGCAAACAAGATTCCCGGAGTCCGCGCCGCTCTGTGCGCGGACGCCAAAACCGCCGAAGGCGCAAGGAAGTGGAATGACGCAAACATCCTTGCGATAAGTTTGAGGGCAACCTCAACTCAGGTTGCCTCGGAGATATTGGACGGCTGGTTCTCCGCCTCCCCCGATGACGGCGAGAGGGAAAATATAAACAAGGTGTCGCTTCTGGAAGAGAAGTATTTTTTGAAGAGATGA
- the dapA gene encoding 4-hydroxy-tetrahydrodipicolinate synthase, which yields MLHGSLVAIITPFAKDLSVDEAALERLIEFQIQNGTHAIVSCGTTGESATLSHDEHKRVVRATVDFCSGRIPVVVGTGSNSTREAVDLTRFAEKAGADAALVVVPYYNKPSQEGMLAHFGAVASSVGIPVILYNVPGRSAANLLPETVARLCEKHKNIAGIKEASSVEQASKVMHLCGGDFSLFSGDDAINFPLLALGSRGSVSVTANVAPGKVADMHNLYENGQAGRARDIHYDLLALNEALFIESNPVPVKTALSLMKMDSGVFRPPLCRMSAAGKRELTRVLKSSGLV from the coding sequence ATGCTTCACGGTTCACTTGTCGCCATCATCACCCCTTTTGCAAAAGACCTTTCCGTTGACGAAGCCGCGCTTGAGCGCCTGATTGAGTTTCAGATACAAAACGGCACTCACGCGATTGTGTCCTGCGGAACCACGGGGGAGTCCGCAACCTTGTCTCACGATGAGCACAAGAGGGTTGTGCGGGCGACGGTGGATTTTTGTTCCGGCAGGATTCCGGTGGTCGTCGGAACCGGCTCCAACAGCACGCGGGAAGCGGTTGACCTGACGCGCTTTGCCGAAAAAGCCGGAGCGGACGCGGCTCTGGTTGTAGTGCCCTACTACAACAAGCCGTCTCAGGAAGGCATGCTTGCCCACTTCGGGGCGGTCGCCTCAAGTGTGGGCATTCCCGTAATACTTTACAACGTGCCCGGCCGGTCGGCGGCAAACCTCCTTCCGGAGACGGTTGCGCGCCTTTGCGAGAAACACAAAAACATTGCGGGGATAAAAGAGGCCTCTTCCGTTGAGCAGGCGTCAAAGGTTATGCACCTGTGCGGCGGGGATTTTTCTCTCTTCTCCGGAGATGACGCGATAAACTTTCCGCTTCTCGCTCTGGGAAGCCGGGGCTCCGTCAGTGTTACGGCAAATGTTGCGCCGGGCAAGGTGGCGGATATGCACAACCTCTACGAGAACGGGCAAGCCGGGCGGGCAAGGGATATTCATTACGACCTTCTCGCTTTGAATGAGGCGCTTTTTATAGAGTCCAATCCCGTTCCCGTTAAAACGGCGCTTTCTCTTATGAAGATGGATTCGGGCGTTTTCAGGCCGCCGCTTTGCCGGATGTCCGCAGCGGGCAAAAGGGAACTTACCCGCGTTTTGAAGAGCAGCGGGCTGGTGTGA
- a CDS encoding electron transfer flavoprotein subunit alpha/FixB family protein — protein MSNEIWIVADQKLNGSVRKVTFEALSHARRALVPGLEGATLCGVVMADSISSRPEEMGKFGAQKVYAVESPHLKEFNPDSYTKALSELIKKHSPKIVLVGHSSFSEDYIPRVSARTGSGLAMEVVDMEIADGGLQIRRYSHSSRAVSTQQFHGSDTVIATVRPNSFKEEESPAGPETVRETVDISEADLKIKLVEMKAKASDRPELTEAERVVSGGRGLGSEDNFKHIYDLADMLGAAVGATRAAVDAGYCPYDMQVGQTGKAVSPNLYMAIAISGSVQHFSGMGSSKVIVSINKDPEAPIFAKSDYGICGDLFEVLPPLSEELKKALAE, from the coding sequence ATGAGCAATGAAATATGGATTGTGGCGGACCAGAAACTGAACGGGTCCGTGCGAAAAGTAACTTTTGAGGCCCTTTCCCATGCGCGGCGCGCGCTTGTTCCGGGGCTTGAGGGAGCGACACTGTGCGGGGTGGTAATGGCGGATTCCATATCGTCCCGGCCCGAAGAGATGGGCAAGTTCGGGGCTCAGAAGGTTTACGCGGTTGAGAGCCCGCACCTGAAAGAGTTCAACCCGGACAGTTACACAAAAGCCCTTTCGGAATTGATTAAAAAGCATTCGCCCAAGATTGTGCTTGTCGGGCACAGTTCTTTTTCCGAAGACTACATACCGCGCGTTTCCGCCCGCACCGGGTCGGGGCTGGCGATGGAGGTGGTGGACATGGAGATTGCCGACGGCGGGCTTCAAATCCGCCGTTACTCTCACTCAAGCCGCGCGGTGTCAACGCAGCAGTTTCACGGAAGCGACACCGTAATAGCCACCGTTCGCCCGAACTCGTTCAAAGAGGAGGAGTCTCCCGCCGGGCCCGAAACCGTCCGCGAAACCGTGGACATATCGGAGGCTGATTTGAAGATCAAACTGGTTGAGATGAAGGCGAAAGCGTCCGACCGTCCCGAACTTACCGAAGCGGAGAGGGTGGTATCCGGGGGAAGGGGGCTTGGCAGTGAGGACAACTTCAAGCACATATACGACCTTGCGGACATGTTAGGGGCCGCCGTCGGGGCGACAAGGGCGGCGGTTGACGCCGGATACTGCCCTTATGACATGCAGGTCGGGCAGACGGGGAAAGCGGTTTCGCCCAATCTTTACATGGCAATCGCAATCTCCGGGTCGGTTCAGCATTTTTCGGGGATGGGTTCCTCAAAGGTAATAGTTTCAATTAACAAAGACCCTGAGGCCCCCATATTTGCCAAGTCCGACTACGGCATCTGCGGAGACCTGTTTGAGGTTTTGCCGCCGCTTTCCGAAGAGTTGAAAAAAGCGCTTGCCGAATGA
- a CDS encoding zinc ribbon domain-containing protein, producing the protein MGSLLASIGRLIRGLLSAGGVSDISAGTLEAAETAAGGRAICCLRAEKVFLKKSSSLVGETFFKNIAVVTERRLVVLTESSRAEVGGFALADVAGCAALSDSGKPALAVSFSDGSQARLVFSSGDPAIDLFKNALATPAAPDGNVCSKCGKAGEKDARFCSACGAPLDFAASENTL; encoded by the coding sequence ATGGGTAGTTTGCTTGCTTCCATAGGAAGGCTGATAAGGGGGTTGCTGTCTGCGGGCGGCGTGTCGGACATTTCCGCCGGAACTCTGGAGGCTGCGGAGACGGCGGCGGGCGGGCGCGCGATTTGCTGCTTGCGGGCGGAAAAAGTGTTTCTGAAAAAGTCCTCCTCTCTTGTAGGAGAAACGTTCTTCAAAAACATTGCGGTCGTTACGGAGCGGAGGCTGGTTGTTCTCACGGAGTCCTCCCGCGCGGAAGTCGGGGGGTTTGCTCTGGCGGATGTTGCCGGTTGCGCCGCCCTGTCCGACAGCGGAAAACCGGCGCTGGCCGTCAGTTTTTCAGACGGCTCGCAAGCCCGTCTGGTGTTTTCGTCCGGCGACCCCGCAATAGACCTTTTCAAAAACGCCCTCGCCACCCCCGCCGCCCCGGACGGAAATGTGTGTTCAAAGTGCGGCAAAGCGGGTGAGAAAGACGCCCGTTTTTGTTCCGCGTGCGGCGCGCCGCTTGATTTTGCCGCGTCTGAAAATACACTGTAG
- a CDS encoding cobalamin biosynthesis protein CbiX — MSGQNRQIRKALILVDHGSTVDEANRLLALVAQRIEARNTDFDMVEHCHMELAPPTMEDAFAKCAEMGAEEVVVHPYFLVPGKHSGFDIPSMARAAARKFPGLRHTVTDPLGIHEKIVDVVLERVSGGK, encoded by the coding sequence ATGTCGGGGCAAAACAGGCAAATTAGAAAAGCCCTGATACTTGTTGACCACGGCAGCACGGTTGATGAGGCAAACCGGCTGCTCGCCCTTGTCGCGCAAAGGATAGAGGCGAGAAATACGGACTTTGACATGGTTGAGCACTGCCATATGGAGTTAGCCCCCCCGACAATGGAGGATGCGTTTGCAAAATGCGCGGAAATGGGGGCGGAAGAGGTGGTGGTTCACCCCTACTTTCTCGTTCCCGGAAAACATTCGGGCTTTGACATTCCCTCAATGGCGCGGGCGGCGGCGCGGAAATTCCCCGGCCTCAGGCACACCGTTACCGACCCGCTCGGCATACACGAAAAAATTGTGGATGTTGTTCTGGAGCGCGTTTCGGGCGGAAAGTAA
- a CDS encoding ribonuclease HII gives MPLLGLSYEREFFARGLVPAGIDEAGRGPIAGPVVAAAAILPEGFDLAGVNDSKKMSPAARERVFNVLKSAGVEYAVGVSEAREIDETDILRATIKAMERAARGLKTAPGFLLIDGDKETTLSVPQRAIIGGDGKCMSIAVASVVAKVTRDRMMEELHRRYPSYNFRRHKGYPTAEHRRLVERYGPCPEHRKSFRLTA, from the coding sequence GTGCCGCTTTTGGGCCTTTCCTATGAGCGCGAGTTTTTTGCGCGGGGTCTTGTTCCCGCAGGCATTGACGAGGCCGGCAGAGGTCCGATAGCGGGCCCCGTTGTGGCCGCCGCCGCCATTTTGCCCGAAGGGTTTGACCTTGCCGGGGTGAATGATTCCAAGAAGATGTCTCCCGCCGCAAGGGAAAGGGTCTTTAATGTTCTCAAGTCAGCCGGAGTTGAATATGCGGTTGGTGTGTCCGAAGCGCGGGAAATAGATGAAACCGACATACTGCGGGCAACGATAAAGGCGATGGAGCGGGCCGCCCGCGGCTTGAAGACCGCGCCCGGTTTTCTTCTCATAGACGGCGACAAAGAAACGACTCTTTCCGTTCCGCAACGCGCCATCATCGGGGGGGACGGCAAATGTATGTCAATCGCCGTGGCCTCCGTAGTTGCCAAAGTAACAAGAGACAGGATGATGGAGGAACTCCACCGCCGCTATCCGTCCTACAATTTCCGGAGGCACAAAGGGTATCCCACCGCCGAACACAGGAGGCTGGTTGAGAGATACGGGCCGTGCCCTGAGCATAGAAAAAGCTTCAGGTTGACCGCATAA
- the murI gene encoding glutamate racemase: protein MAGEEARNNKKRRLENPPPCGILAEMNAPRSHSIGIFDSGVGGLTVVREVARLLPLENITYLGDTARLPYGTKSRKTVVKYSRKNAGFLVSKNVKFIIAACNTASAYSMEALSNELPVPALGVIEPGAKKAASVTKNGRIGVIATPSTVRSETYLRAIRSENPSLDVVSLPCPLFVPLVEEGMCEGEITISIARNYLEPLYKQDIDTLILGCTHYSLLKNTVSAVMGEKVTLVDSAEETARAAMAVLKQNDLLKNDGKGSVEFYLTDGSESFTQTAGRFLGKEPPSVDVVDI, encoded by the coding sequence ATGGCAGGGGAGGAAGCAAGGAATAACAAGAAGAGAAGGCTTGAAAACCCGCCGCCTTGCGGGATACTTGCGGAGATGAATGCGCCGCGCTCACACTCAATAGGAATTTTTGATTCGGGAGTCGGCGGCCTTACCGTTGTCCGCGAAGTGGCGCGGCTTCTGCCCCTTGAAAATATCACATACCTCGGAGACACCGCCCGCCTCCCCTACGGCACAAAGTCGCGCAAAACAGTCGTCAAATACTCGCGCAAAAACGCCGGTTTCCTTGTTTCAAAAAACGTGAAATTCATAATCGCCGCATGCAACACCGCTTCCGCATATTCAATGGAGGCTCTGTCCAATGAACTGCCCGTTCCCGCCCTCGGCGTGATTGAACCGGGCGCGAAAAAAGCGGCCTCGGTAACAAAAAACGGCAGAATCGGCGTGATAGCAACCCCGTCCACCGTCAGAAGCGAAACATACCTCCGCGCCATCCGGTCGGAAAACCCCTCCCTTGATGTCGTCTCCCTGCCCTGCCCGCTGTTCGTTCCGCTTGTGGAAGAAGGAATGTGTGAAGGAGAAATTACAATAAGTATTGCGCGTAACTACCTTGAACCACTATATAAACAGGATATAGACACGCTTATTCTCGGCTGCACTCACTACTCCCTTCTGAAAAATACCGTTTCAGCCGTTATGGGCGAGAAAGTAACCCTTGTTGATTCCGCCGAAGAGACGGCAAGGGCGGCAATGGCGGTTCTGAAGCAAAACGACCTTCTTAAAAATGACGGCAAAGGGTCTGTGGAGTTTTACCTTACGGACGGCTCGGAAAGTTTTACGCAAACCGCCGGACGGTTTCTCGGCAAAGAGCCGCCGTCCGTGGATGTCGTGGATATTTGA
- a CDS encoding MerR family transcriptional regulator: MSDPQEVKKLPEKLYFKIGEVSEYTGLKTHTVRYWEKEFEQIKPTRRRNQRLYDRETIFTLLRIKRMLHKENYTIAGARKKLKEGLPSSSARKKDEEVFSFILKELDEIRALLGDK; encoded by the coding sequence ATGAGCGATCCACAGGAAGTGAAAAAACTTCCCGAAAAACTGTATTTCAAGATCGGGGAGGTTAGCGAATACACGGGGCTCAAGACCCACACGGTTCGCTACTGGGAAAAGGAGTTTGAGCAAATCAAGCCGACCAGAAGGCGCAATCAGCGTTTGTATGACAGGGAGACCATTTTCACGCTTCTCAGAATCAAGCGAATGCTCCACAAAGAGAACTACACGATTGCGGGAGCCCGGAAAAAGTTGAAGGAGGGTCTCCCCTCCTCTTCGGCCAGAAAGAAGGATGAGGAGGTTTTTTCATTCATTCTCAAAGAACTGGATGAAATCCGGGCTCTTCTTGGAGATAAGTGA
- the mnmA gene encoding tRNA 2-thiouridine(34) synthase MnmA — protein MEFLKTKSRVVVAMSGGVDSSTVAAMLKDKGHEVIGITMQLWDYGESSGGCCSADEVRDARNVARQIGIPHYVANYMEPFKKTVVSDFIDNYKSGQTPVPCTLCNQFMKFDLLLRRARELGADALATGHYAQVKNESGGRALFKGVDDGKDQTYFLWTLKQRELKRLVFPLGESTKTEVREKARAFGLDVAEKPESMGVCFLTGGDYRNFLRMKTGGNLAPEGDMVDTGGNKIGGHKGVHSYTVGQRKGLGIPTTDSESNPKYVVEINAEKNRVVVGSERDLYSGGLVAEGLSWVKSAPPGKSRVRAKIRHRHREEDAVIEINGDAAAVTFADPQRAVTPGQAVVFYDKGEVLGGGWIKKALPV, from the coding sequence ATGGAATTTTTGAAAACAAAAAGCCGCGTTGTTGTCGCCATGAGCGGAGGGGTGGACTCATCCACAGTCGCCGCCATGCTCAAAGATAAAGGGCACGAGGTCATCGGAATAACCATGCAACTGTGGGACTACGGAGAGTCCTCCGGCGGCTGTTGCTCGGCGGACGAAGTGAGAGACGCAAGAAATGTTGCGCGGCAGATCGGCATACCGCACTATGTCGCCAACTATATGGAGCCGTTTAAAAAAACGGTGGTCTCCGATTTTATTGACAACTACAAGTCCGGGCAAACCCCCGTTCCGTGCACCCTTTGCAACCAGTTTATGAAGTTTGACCTGCTGCTCCGGCGAGCAAGAGAACTCGGCGCGGACGCGCTTGCCACCGGACACTACGCGCAAGTGAAAAATGAAAGCGGGGGCAGGGCGCTTTTTAAGGGCGTTGATGACGGAAAAGACCAGACATACTTTCTCTGGACGCTCAAGCAGCGGGAACTCAAGCGGCTTGTGTTCCCGCTCGGAGAGAGCACAAAAACCGAAGTCAGAGAAAAAGCGCGCGCCTTCGGGCTTGATGTGGCGGAAAAACCGGAAAGCATGGGAGTGTGCTTTCTGACCGGAGGGGACTACAGAAACTTTCTCCGCATGAAAACCGGCGGAAACCTCGCGCCGGAGGGCGACATGGTTGACACCGGCGGCAATAAAATAGGCGGCCACAAGGGCGTCCATTCATACACGGTCGGGCAGAGAAAGGGCCTCGGAATACCGACAACGGACAGCGAAAGCAACCCCAAATATGTGGTGGAAATAAATGCGGAAAAAAACAGGGTCGTGGTCGGAAGCGAGCGGGACCTCTACAGCGGAGGGCTTGTGGCGGAAGGGCTGTCATGGGTGAAAAGCGCTCCGCCCGGAAAAAGCCGCGTCCGCGCGAAAATAAGGCACAGGCACAGGGAGGAGGACGCGGTCATTGAAATAAACGGCGATGCGGCGGCGGTAACATTCGCAGACCCCCAGAGGGCGGTAACTCCGGGGCAGGCCGTTGTGTTTTATGACAAGGGCGAAGTGCTTGGCGGCGGCTGGATAAAAAAGGCGCTGCCCGTTTGA
- a CDS encoding metallophosphoesterase has translation MRLLFPLILLAPLVFSSCAGKPFPTGIFDREDVFKVWALADTQPIHLSHRRVFENAVDDMNRNTRNVHMALVAGDIADRPSEEVFDWYLAARSKSYIKSWNEIAGNHDNKPDGGALFRKKIGKFHRAVLRGNILFILISDEKETKSTFISDKTFEWWRETVENNRDKIIVTVTHAPLEGSSIALSGMEARRIERSERFTETLKKEKVALWLSGHLHIPHFFPRTVTKKENLNGTVFVHISSIRPELKGFKQPESRFLAFYCGTKKASVFSRNHQKRKWQNRHAKHLTLSKTVECP, from the coding sequence ATGCGTCTGCTCTTCCCGCTGATACTTCTCGCCCCGCTTGTGTTTTCGTCATGCGCGGGCAAACCGTTTCCCACCGGCATATTTGACAGGGAGGATGTCTTCAAGGTGTGGGCGCTTGCCGACACCCAGCCCATACACCTCTCGCACAGGAGGGTTTTTGAAAACGCCGTTGACGACATGAACCGGAACACGAGGAATGTTCACATGGCCCTTGTCGCCGGAGACATTGCAGACCGCCCAAGCGAAGAGGTTTTTGACTGGTATCTCGCGGCGCGGTCAAAATCGTATATTAAATCGTGGAACGAGATCGCGGGCAATCATGACAACAAACCGGACGGCGGCGCGCTCTTCAGGAAAAAGATCGGCAAATTTCACAGGGCCGTCCTGCGCGGAAACATTCTTTTCATCCTCATATCGGACGAGAAAGAAACCAAATCAACCTTCATAAGCGACAAAACTTTTGAGTGGTGGAGGGAAACCGTTGAAAACAACCGGGACAAAATAATAGTCACCGTAACCCACGCGCCGCTTGAGGGAAGCTCAATAGCCCTTTCCGGGATGGAAGCCCGCCGGATAGAGCGCTCGGAACGTTTCACCGAAACGCTTAAAAAAGAAAAAGTTGCCCTCTGGCTTTCGGGTCATCTTCACATCCCGCATTTTTTCCCGCGCACGGTTACGAAAAAAGAAAACCTGAACGGGACGGTTTTTGTTCACATATCCTCCATACGCCCCGAACTGAAAGGTTTTAAGCAGCCGGAATCCCGCTTTCTCGCATTTTACTGCGGAACAAAAAAAGCGTCCGTATTTTCAAGAAACCATCAAAAAAGAAAATGGCAAAACAGGCACGCCAAACATTTGACCCTTTCAAAAACCGTTGAATGCCCGTAG